The proteins below come from a single Cervus elaphus chromosome 4, mCerEla1.1, whole genome shotgun sequence genomic window:
- the ZNF526 gene encoding zinc finger protein 526: MAEVVAEVAEVAEMPTQMSPRVVEMSAPILGEKMEMSTELNEMTPGEALASSLFFQFMCSECGNLYNTLEDVLSHQEQHVPTVTEEEALTTQDTGLEPELLPGIEEGPFQCCECSQLILSPRELLAHQDAHLRESASQIQYQCGDCQELFPSPELWVAHRKAQHLSTVAAKPLVPPPLPPVTPPPPPPAPPEVKMEPYECPECSTLCTTPEEFLEHQGTHFDSLEKEEHNGLEEEEEEDEDDNEETEEEEAAAEVGDDAKGGDKSAAGQAQGSGDGPPHCTSAGTRRRHRRASHGPASAAHPFYCSQCQRSFSSANRLLAHGRAHVGGTHECTTCSKVFKKAASLEQHLRLHRGEARYLCVDCGRGFGTELTLVAHRRAHTANPLHRCRCGKTFSNMTKFLYHRRTHAGKSGAPPSAAPPTVASSVASLAPAEPTPPPPAPPTPPAQLPCPQCPKSFASASRLSRHRRAVHGPPERRHRCGVCGKGFKKLVHVRNHLRTHTGERPFQCHACGKTFASLANLSRHQLTHTGVRPYQCLDCGKRFTQSSNLQQHRRLHLRPVAFARAPRLPITGLYNKSPYYCGTCGRWFRAMAGLRLHQRVHAQARTLTLQPPRSPPPAPPPPPEPQQTIMCTELGETIAIIETSQPLALADTLQLCQAALGASEASGLLQLDTAFM, encoded by the coding sequence ATGGCAGAGGTGGTGGCTGAAGTGGCTGAGGTAGCTGAGATGCCTACACAAATGTCGCCAAGGGTAGTGGAGATGTCAGCACCGATATTAGGGGAGAAGATGGAGATGTCAACGGAGCTGAATGAGATGACACCTGGGGAGGCCCttgcctcctccctcttcttccaGTTCATGTGCTCTGAATGTGGCAACCTCTACAACACACTGGAAGACGTCCTCTCACACCAGGAGCAGCACGTGCCCACTGTCACAGAGGAGGAGGCACTGACCACCCAGGACACTGGCCTGGAGCCAGAGCTGCTGCCAGGCATTGAGGAAGGGCCTTTCCAGTGCTGCGAGtgcagccagctcatcctctcccCCAGGGAGCTCCTTGCTCACCAAGACGCCCACCTGCGGGAGTCTGCAAGCCAGATCCAGTACCAGTGTGGAGACTGCCAGGAGCTGTTTCCCTCACCTGAGCTGTGGGTGGCTCACCGCAAGGCCCAGCACCTTTCTACTGTAGCAGCTAAACCTCTGGTGCCACCCCCTCTGCCTCCCGtcacaccaccacctccaccccctgcTCCACCCGAAGTCAAGATGGAGCCCTACGAGTGCCCCGAGTGTTCTACCCTCTGTACCACCCCCGAGGAGTTCTTGGAGCATCAAGGCACCCACTTTGACTCTCTAGAGAAAGAAGAGCACAATGGgctagaggaggaggaggaagaggatgaagatgacaatgaagagacagaggaagaggaggcagCAGCCGAGGTTGGTGACGATGCAAAGGGAGGTGACAAGTCTGCAGCTGGCCAGGCCCAGGGCAGTGGGGATGGTCCCCCACACTGTACCTCAGCAGGGACACGCCGGCGACATCGGCGGGCATCCCACGGCCCGGCCTCAGCAGCTCACCCCTTCTACTGCAGCCAGTGCCAGCGCAGCTTCAGCTCTGCAAACCGGCTTCTGGCTCATGGGAGGGCGCACGTGGGTGGTACCCACGAGTGTACGACCTGCTCAAAGGTCTTCAAGAAAGCAGCCTCCTTGGAACAGCACCTGCGGCTGCACCGCGGTGAAGCCCGCTACCTCTGCGTGGACTGCGGCCGCGGCTTCGGCACGGAGCTCACTTTGGTGGCCCATCGGCGGGCCCATACTGCCAACCCACTGCATCGCTGCCGCTGTGGCAAAACATTCAGCAACATGACCAAGTTTCTCTACCATCGGCGCACACACGCCGGCAAGAGTGGGGCACCCCCCTCCGCAGCACCACCCACGGTAGCATCTTCGGTGGCCTCCCTGGCTCCAGCCgagcccacccctccccccccggcccctcccaccccacccgcccAGCTGCCCTGCCCGCAGTGCCCCAAGTCCTTTGCCTCAGCCTCCCGGCTCTCCCGGCACCGGCGCGCCGTCCACGGGCCCCCTGAGCGGCGGCACCGTTGCGGCGTCTGTGGCAAGGGCTTTAAGAAGCTGGTCCACGTGCGCAACCATCTCCGGACGCACACAGGCGAGAGGCCCTTCCAGTGCCATGCCTGTGGCAAGACTTTCGCTTCTCTGGCCAACCTCAGTCGCCACCAGCTGACCCACACAGGTGTGCGTCCCTACCAGTGCCTGGATTGTGGCAAGCGCTTCACACAGAGCTCCAACCTGCAGCAGCACCGGAGACTGCACCTGCGGCCGGTGGCGTTTGCCCGCGCGCCTCGCCTTCCCATCACTGGACTCTACAACAAGAGCCCCTACTATTGTGGGACCTGTGGCCGCTGGTTCCGCGCCATGGCGGGCCTGCGACTGCATCAGCGGGTCCACGCCCAGGCACGGACCCTGACACTGCAGCCTCCCCGGTCGCCccctcctgccccgcccccaccccctgagCCTCAGCAGACTATCATGTGCACCGAGCTCGGGGAGACCATTGCCATCATCGAGACATCCCAGCCACTGGCCCTTGCAGACACACTGCAGTTGTGCCAGGCGGCCCTGGGGGCTTCTGAAGCGAGCGGGCTGTTACAGTTGGACACAGCCTTCATGTGA
- the DEDD2 gene encoding DNA-binding death effector domain-containing protein 2 yields MALSGSTPAPSWEEDECLDYYGMLSLHRMFEVVGGQLTECELELLAFLLDEVPGAPGGLARARSGLELLLELERRGQCDESNLRLLGQLLRLLSRHDLLPHLARKRRRPVSPERYSYGSSNSSSRRMEGSCRRRRQSSSSSNAEQGQWETGSPPTKRQRRSRGRPSGGARRRRRGGTTAPQQQQEPARPTSEGKVTCDIRLRVRAEYCEHGPALEQGVASRRPQALARQLDVFGQATAVLRSRDLGSVVCDIKFSELSYLDAFWGDYLSGALLQALRGVFLTEALREAVGREAVRLLVSVDEADYEAGRRRLLLMEEEGGRRSPEAS; encoded by the exons ATGGCGCTGTCCGGGTCGACCCCGGCCCCGAGCTGGGAGGAGGATGAGTGTCTGGACTACTACGGGATGCTATCGCTTCACCGTATGTTCGAGGTGGTGGGCGGGCAGCTGACCGAGTGCGAGCTGGAGCTGCTAGCCTTTCTGCTGGACGAGGTCCCCGGTGCCCCAGGCGGCCTGGCCCGCGCCCGCAGTGGCCTGGAGCTGCTGCTGGAGCTGGAGCGCCGCGGGCAGTGCGACGAGAGcaacctgaggctgctggggcaaCTCCTGCGCCTACTGTCCCGCCACGACTTGCTGCCGCACCTGGCGCGCAAGCGGCGTCGGCCAG TGTCTCCAGAGCGCTACAGCTATGGCTCATCCAACTCTTCTTCGAGGAGGATGGAGGGCAGCTGCCGGCGCCGCCGCCAGTCAAGCAGTTCGTCGAATGCTGAGCAGGGTCAGTGGGAGACAG GTTCTCCCCCAACGAAGCGGCAGCGGCGGAGTCGGGGCCGTCCCAGTGGTGGTGCCAGACGGCGGCGGAGGGGGGGTACCACCGCcccccagcagcagcaggagccagCCCGGCCCACCTCAGAAGGCAAAGTGACCTGTG ACATCCGGCTCAGGGTGAGAGCAGAGTACTGTGAGCACGGGCCAGCCTTGGAGCAGGGCGTGGCCTCGCGGCGGCCCCAAGCACTGGCCCGGCAGTTGGATGTGTTTGGGCAGGCCACTGCGGTGCTGCGCTCCCGGGACCTGGGCTCCGTGGTGTGCGACATCAAGTTCTCCGAGCTCTCCTACCTGGACGCCTTCTGGGGCGACTACCTGAGCGGTGCCCTGCTGCAGGCCCTGCGGGGCGTGTTCCTGACTGAGGCGCTGCGCGAGGCGGTGGGCCGGGAGGCCGTCCGCCTGCTGGTCAGCGTGGACGAGGCCGACTACGAGGCTGGCCGGCGCCGCCTGCTGCTGATGGAAGAGGAGGGGGGACGGCGCTCGCCCGAGGCCTCCTGA